From a region of the Microcebus murinus isolate Inina chromosome 23, M.murinus_Inina_mat1.0, whole genome shotgun sequence genome:
- the GARIN4 gene encoding Golgi-associated RAB2 interactor protein 4 — MNSDCLLPYYTAKSGSGVGMFNTTMGKLQRQLYKGEYDIFKYAPIFESDFIQITKRGEVIDVHNRVRMVTVGIACTSPSLPLPDVMLLARPATSCEEYGGHSQPAKGRNRKAAKALELTRLLPLKFVRITVHDREKQQLRLKFATGRSCYLQLCPPLDARKDLFAYWEKLIYLLRPPVDSNSSTYAVPAEDMCMPVLEEDRMSLGASDLQGKGDQDQVSIRSLHMASEVCGATSAAYAGGEGVPHDSHKPVGVPDASSPKTKPTDFAKESATGASTEVAVAGATGGTAGAFSLSVSKTGDVSTISGGAVLGGSKSNIAIAGTASKSPKSIKVAVAGATSKVSEHVSSESKNISPEEGTMSVVTAGIEPASKTAGEEDNSPGEELPMVTLLSESSVSEPHGRRRAHASAEGRKEQRERRGKREKRDKDRALSDRSTHHRRTGESRRKSSRDKLARKSSSQSSSSHHASREDRKEKHRRSPGGSRTRSSHKGASHTLLTKDSRTSHKSGRSMSTTSSGSSKRLSRIGSFLKNVKANLTTKAVASQRGRDVDITAKTEEKNTMEAIVEAGESGQDLKMAGSVSSEIKETVTFITH; from the coding sequence ATGAACAGTGACTGTCTGTTGCCGTATTACACGGCCAAGAGTGGCTCCGGGGTGGGCATGTTCAACACCACCATGGGGAAACTGCAGCGACAGCTGTACAAGGGAGAGTATGACATATTCAAGTACGCACCGATATTTGAGAGCGACTTCATCCAGATCACCAAGAGGGGAGAAGTGATCGACGTGCACAACCGCGTCCGGATGGTGACCGTGGGCATCGCGTgcaccagccccagcctcccgcTCCCTGACGTCATGCTGCTGGCCCGGCCGGCCACCAGCTGCGAGGAGTACGGCGGGCACAGCCAGCCCGCCAAGGGGCGAAACCGCAAGGCTGCCAAGGCCTTGGAGCTCACCAGGCTCCTTCCCTTGAAGTTCGTAAGGATCACCGTTCACGACCGTGAGAAACAGCAGCTGCGCCTAAAGTTTGCCACCGGCCGCTCTTGCTACCTGCAGCTGTGTCCGCCTCTGGATGCGCGGAAAGACCTCTTTGCCTACTGGGAAAAACTCATCTACCTCCTGCGGCCCCCCGTGGACAGCAACAGCAGCACCTACGCGGTCCCCGCGGAGGACATGTGCATGCCGGTGCTTGAGGAAGACCGGATGAGCCTGGGAGCCTCGGACTTGCAAGGAAAGGGGGACCAGGACCAGGTCAGCATCAGGAGCCTCCACATGGCCTCTGAGGTGTGCGGGGCCACCTCTGCCGCTTATGCTGGGGGAGAAGGGGTCCCACATGACTCCCACAAACCCGTCGGGGTGCCCGATGCATCCAGCCCCAAAACAAAACCGACAGATTTTGCCAAAGAGTCGGCGACAGGGGCAAGCACGGAGGTAGCAGTGGCTGGGGCCACCGGGGGCACTGCGGGTGCTTTCAGTTTGTCGGTGAGCAAGACTGGCGACGTGAGCACCATCTCAGGAGGGGCCGTCCTAGGAGGAAGCAAGAGCAACATAGCCATCGCAGGCACTGCCAGCAAGTCGCCAAAGAGCATTAAGGTGGCCGTGGCAGGGGCTACCAGCAAGGTCTCAGAGCACGTTTCCAGCGAGTCCAAGAACATCTCCCCAGAGGAGGGCACCATGAGTGTGGTGACTGCCGGGATAGAACCTGCCAGCAAGACCGCTGGAGAAGAAGACAACAGTCCCGGGGAGGAGCTCCCCATGGTGACCTTGCTGAGCGAGAGCAGCGTGAGCGAGCCCCACGGCAGGCGGCGCGCCCACGCCAGCGCCGAAGGCCGCAAggagcagagggagaggagggggaagagggagaaaagggacaAGGACAGAGCGCTCAGCGACAGGAGCACCCATCACCGCAGGACGGGCGAGAGCCGCCGCAAGTCAAGCAGAGACAAGTTAGCCCGAAAGTCCTCCAGCCAGTCCTCATCCAGCCACCACGCCAGCAGAGAAGACCGGAAGGAGAAACACCGCCGCAGCCCCGGGGGCAGCAGGACCCGCAGCTCGCACAAGGGCGCCAGCCACACCCTCCTCACCAAGGACTCCAGGACCTCTCACAAATCCGGGAGGAGCATGTCCACCACCAGTTCGGGTTCCAGCAAGAGACTCAGCAGGATCGGCTCTTTCTTGAAGAACGTCAAAGCCAACCTGACGACGAAAGCAGTGGCCTCACAACGTGGCAGAGACGTGGACATCACGGCGAAGACAGAGGAGAAGAACACCATGGAGGCCATCGTGGAGGCAGGGGAGAGTGGCCAGGACCTGAAGATGGCTGGCTCTGTGAGTTCCGAGATCAAGGAGACGGTGACCTTCATAACCCATTAA